One segment of Alnus glutinosa chromosome 2, dhAlnGlut1.1, whole genome shotgun sequence DNA contains the following:
- the LOC133859857 gene encoding ADP-ribosylation factor 1-like isoform X2: MGLTFTKLFSKLFAKKEMRILMVGLDAAGKTTILYKLKLGEIVTTIPTIGFNVETVEYKNISFTVWDVGGQDKIRPLWRHYFQNTQGLIFVVDSNDRDRVVEARDELHRMLNEDELREAVLLVFANKQDLPNAMNAAEITDKLGLHSLRQRHWYIQSTCATSGEGLYEGLDWLSNNIASKA; the protein is encoded by the exons ATGGGGTTGACATTCACGAAGCTATTCAGCAAGCTTTTTGCGAAAAAAGAAATGCGAATTCTGATGGTAGGTCTCGATGCCGCCGGTAAGACCACCATCTTGTACAAGCTCAAGCTCGGTGAAATCGTCACCACGATCCCTACTATCG GATTTAATGTGGAGACGGTTGAATATAAAAACATCAGCTTCACTGTTTGGGATGTTGGGGGTCAGGACAAG ATCCGTCCATTATGGAGGCACTACTTCCAAAACACTCAGGGTCTTATTTTTGTGGTTGATAGCAATGACAGGGATCGAGTTGTGGAGGCAAGAGATGAGTTGCACAGGATGTTGAACGAG GATGAACTGAGGGAGGCTGTTTTGCTTGTATTTGCCAACAAACAAGATCTTCCAAATGCAATGAATGCTGCAGAGATAACTGACAAGCTTGGTCTTCATTCTCTCCGCCAACGTCACTg GTACATCCAGAGCACATGCGCAACTTCTGGAGAGGGTCTGTACGAGGGTTTGGACTGGCTTTCCAACAACATTGCTAGCAAG GCATGA
- the LOC133861439 gene encoding MYB-like transcription factor EOBII produces MDKNRPSNSSQDVEVRKGPWTMEEDMILIDYIANHGEGVWNTLAKSAGLKRTGKSCRLRWLNYLRPDVRRGNITPEEELLILELHSKWGNRWSKIAKHLPGRTDNEIKNYWRTKIQKHIKQAAENLYGQTCDQVNDQASSSQACSMNITYPMENYSPPSFQTMMEPQPIPAAPLPAAESNDSYWSIEDIWSMQLLNGD; encoded by the exons atGGATAAGAATAGACCGAGCAACTCATCCCAAGACGTTGAGGTGAGAAAAGGGCCATGGACCATGGAAGAAGACATGATTCTGATCGATTATATTGCAAATCACGGTGAAGGCGTATGGAACACCCTAGCCAAATCTGCCG GTCTTAAACGAACCGGAAAGAGTTGCCGGCTCCGATGGCTAAACTATCTGCGACCTGACGTTCGGAGAGGTAATATCACACCTGAGGAAGAGCTCTTGATTCTGGAGCTGCATTCTAAGTGGGGAAACAG GTGGTCAAAAATTGCAAAGCATCTGCCTGGAAGAACTGACAACGAAATAAAGAATTACTGGAGGACTAAAATTCAAAAGCATATTAAGCAAGCAGCAGAGAATTTGTATGGACAGACTTGTGATCAGGTCAATGATCAAGCAAGCTCAAGCCAAGCGTGTAGCATGAATATTACTTACCCGATGGAAAACTACTCTCCACCATCATTCCAAACAATGATGGAGCCGCAGCCTATCCCAGCTGCCCCTTTACCCGCTGCTGAATCGAATGACAGCTATTGGAGCATAGAGGACATCTGGTCTATGCAACTGCTTAATGGGGATTAA
- the LOC133859857 gene encoding ADP-ribosylation factor 1-like isoform X1, which translates to MGLTFTKLFSKLFAKKEMRILMVGLDAAGKTTILYKLKLGEIVTTIPTIGFNVETVEYKNISFTVWDVGGQDKIRPLWRHYFQNTQGLIFVVDSNDRDRVVEARDELHRMLNEDELREAVLLVFANKQDLPNAMNAAEITDKLGLHSLRQRHWYIQSTCATSGEGLYEGLDWLSNNIASKAST; encoded by the exons ATGGGGTTGACATTCACGAAGCTATTCAGCAAGCTTTTTGCGAAAAAAGAAATGCGAATTCTGATGGTAGGTCTCGATGCCGCCGGTAAGACCACCATCTTGTACAAGCTCAAGCTCGGTGAAATCGTCACCACGATCCCTACTATCG GATTTAATGTGGAGACGGTTGAATATAAAAACATCAGCTTCACTGTTTGGGATGTTGGGGGTCAGGACAAG ATCCGTCCATTATGGAGGCACTACTTCCAAAACACTCAGGGTCTTATTTTTGTGGTTGATAGCAATGACAGGGATCGAGTTGTGGAGGCAAGAGATGAGTTGCACAGGATGTTGAACGAG GATGAACTGAGGGAGGCTGTTTTGCTTGTATTTGCCAACAAACAAGATCTTCCAAATGCAATGAATGCTGCAGAGATAACTGACAAGCTTGGTCTTCATTCTCTCCGCCAACGTCACTg GTACATCCAGAGCACATGCGCAACTTCTGGAGAGGGTCTGTACGAGGGTTTGGACTGGCTTTCCAACAACATTGCTAGCAAGGCAAGTACATGA